The following proteins come from a genomic window of Denitromonas sp.:
- a CDS encoding GPW/gp25 family protein translates to MTTRLHFPYQFDGRGRTRDDDEAAWIRGLIEQVVFTAPGERVMRPDFGSGLRELVFAPNSPELASTTQFLVQGALQQWLADLITVEAVEVEAVDARLSVTVQYLIRRTESRQRDSFVQGGAI, encoded by the coding sequence ATGACCACCCGACTCCACTTCCCCTACCAGTTCGACGGCCGTGGCCGAACGCGCGACGACGACGAAGCGGCCTGGATTCGCGGCCTGATCGAGCAGGTGGTGTTCACCGCGCCGGGCGAGCGCGTGATGCGGCCCGATTTCGGTTCCGGCCTGCGCGAGCTGGTGTTTGCGCCCAACAGCCCCGAGCTGGCGTCGACCACGCAATTTCTGGTGCAGGGCGCCTTGCAGCAGTGGTTGGCCGATCTGATCACCGTCGAGGCGGTCGAGGTCGAGGCCGTCGATGCGCGCCTGTCGGTGACGGTGCAATACCTCATCCGCCGCACCGAAAGCCGCCAGCGCGACAGCTTTGTGCAAGGGGGGGCGATATGA
- a CDS encoding phage baseplate assembly protein V — protein sequence MTQKYYGKYRGMVLNNIDPMQQGRLQVQVPDVAGLAPASWAMPCVPLAGLQNGMMALPVIGSGVWVEFEQGNPDHPIWVGCFWGSAAEVPALALATPPGLPAITFQTPLQNGVTISDLPGPTGGIMLKSATGATLIVNDTGIYIQNGKGAMITLVGPTVTINNGALTVV from the coding sequence ATGACCCAGAAGTACTACGGCAAGTACCGCGGCATGGTGCTCAACAACATCGACCCGATGCAGCAGGGCCGCCTCCAGGTGCAGGTGCCTGACGTGGCCGGCCTCGCCCCGGCCAGCTGGGCCATGCCCTGCGTGCCGCTGGCCGGCCTGCAGAACGGCATGATGGCGCTGCCGGTGATCGGCTCGGGGGTGTGGGTGGAGTTCGAGCAGGGCAACCCCGACCACCCCATCTGGGTCGGCTGCTTCTGGGGCAGTGCGGCCGAAGTGCCCGCGCTGGCGCTGGCCACCCCGCCGGGCCTGCCGGCCATCACCTTCCAGACCCCGCTGCAGAACGGCGTCACCATCTCCGATCTGCCCGGCCCCACCGGCGGCATCATGCTCAAAAGCGCCACCGGCGCCACGCTGATCGTGAACGACACCGGCATCTACATCCAGAACGGCAAGGGCGCGATGATCACGCTGGTCGGCCCGACCGTGACGATCAACAACGGCGCGTTGACGGTGGTGTGA
- a CDS encoding LysM domain-containing protein, whose product MTDPLKAFMQANALTAPAFAPDSRYHGLDTAQWTRPDGEAVTYVRRRFIPPPENFATLQEHRVESGDRLDNLAAKYLGDPQQYWRLCDGNGAVRPAELTDTVGRRLRITLPEGVPGGDGE is encoded by the coding sequence ATGACAGATCCGCTCAAGGCCTTCATGCAGGCCAACGCCCTCACCGCGCCGGCCTTTGCGCCGGACAGCCGCTACCACGGCCTCGACACCGCGCAATGGACGCGACCCGACGGCGAGGCGGTGACCTATGTGCGCCGACGCTTCATTCCGCCGCCCGAGAACTTCGCGACCTTGCAGGAGCACCGCGTCGAGAGCGGCGACCGGCTCGACAACCTGGCTGCCAAATACCTCGGCGACCCGCAGCAATACTGGCGCCTGTGCGACGGCAACGGCGCGGTGCGCCCGGCCGAGCTGACCGACACCGTCGGCCGTCGCCTGCGCATTACGCTGCCCGAAGGCGTGCCGGGAGGCGATGGTGAGTAG
- a CDS encoding DUF4157 domain-containing protein — protein sequence MSAPAHTRVRRAGHAAVPAVAADVLRRAGRPLDALTRAAMEQRFGTDLGDIRLHTDAAAVQSAEALSARAYTVGRHIVFGPEGYAPHAPAGRQRLAHELTHAIQQRRGGGADLSTAQREGEARRAAHSVATGAPMPAISAASPAISRDPVPGTEDDASFQASMAEATCDIGTLCRLSLRSPEAVSRTRLLQIYRGCHPGVSLASLVAGNPCLTPNFGLPTPTRPGPVAPGPRRAPGTTPPAGGAPAPAAGGGLSLPSTTIAFSLGAAAVTIDLPASLAVRLPVPFRGAERVVFALNASPSEFSFSVTVNAVPHVRIIARASMTTEGRGAAGLTVQTTRTVCRAVDPAAARSALQAAGTRLRDAIQAVQTPPPPDPEASELSRTFAPQARYAEVIAAMANVHSEIERVGAPCREVPVAEFEFGAQGQLTAPDTPPTPGTPPPASFIGGSLRFRF from the coding sequence ATGAGCGCGCCGGCCCACACCCGGGTGCGACGCGCCGGCCACGCGGCCGTACCGGCTGTCGCCGCCGACGTGCTGCGCCGCGCCGGGCGGCCGCTCGATGCGCTCACCCGGGCGGCCATGGAGCAGCGCTTCGGCACCGATCTGGGTGATATCCGCCTGCACACCGACGCCGCTGCGGTCCAGTCCGCCGAGGCCTTGTCGGCGCGGGCCTACACCGTGGGGCGGCACATCGTGTTCGGGCCGGAGGGGTATGCGCCGCACGCGCCGGCCGGCCGGCAGCGGCTGGCGCATGAGCTGACCCACGCGATCCAGCAGCGCCGGGGCGGTGGCGCCGACCTGAGCACCGCCCAGCGCGAGGGCGAGGCCCGGCGCGCCGCACACAGCGTGGCCACCGGTGCGCCCATGCCGGCGATCAGCGCGGCCAGCCCGGCGATTTCGCGTGATCCGGTGCCGGGCACGGAAGATGACGCGTCCTTCCAGGCCTCGATGGCCGAGGCCACCTGCGACATCGGCACCCTGTGCCGGCTCAGCCTGCGTTCGCCCGAGGCGGTGAGCCGCACCCGACTGCTGCAGATCTACCGTGGCTGTCACCCGGGCGTGAGCCTCGCCTCGCTGGTGGCCGGCAACCCCTGCCTGACGCCCAATTTCGGCCTGCCGACGCCCACCCGTCCGGGCCCGGTGGCGCCGGGGCCGCGCCGTGCACCGGGCACCACGCCGCCGGCCGGTGGCGCGCCGGCACCGGCCGCGGGCGGCGGGCTGTCGCTGCCCTCGACCACCATCGCCTTCAGTCTCGGCGCGGCCGCCGTCACCATCGACCTGCCGGCCTCGCTGGCGGTGCGCCTGCCGGTGCCCTTCCGCGGCGCCGAGCGGGTGGTGTTTGCGCTCAACGCCAGCCCGAGCGAATTCTCGTTCAGCGTCACCGTCAATGCCGTGCCGCATGTGCGCATCATCGCCCGCGCCAGCATGACCACCGAGGGCCGCGGCGCGGCCGGGCTGACGGTGCAGACCACGCGCACCGTGTGCCGCGCGGTGGACCCGGCTGCCGCGCGCTCGGCGCTGCAGGCGGCCGGCACCCGCCTGCGCGACGCGATCCAGGCGGTGCAGACCCCACCGCCACCCGACCCCGAGGCCAGCGAGCTGTCGCGCACCTTCGCCCCGCAGGCGCGCTACGCCGAGGTGATCGCTGCCATGGCCAATGTGCATTCCGAGATCGAGCGTGTCGGCGCACCTTGCCGCGAGGTGCCGGTGGCCGAGTTCGAATTTGGCGCGCAGGGCCAGCTGACCGCGCCCGACACCCCGCCCACGCCGGGCACCCCGCCGCCGGCCAGCTTCATCGGCGGCTCACTGCGGTTTCGCTTCTAG
- a CDS encoding eCIS core domain-containing protein, which translates to MTTSLAPLKTARPAATTTSASHSAPFLQRKCACGNSTSAADGECEACKQREAVGLQARLSIGASHDPLEHEADRAADQVMRMGAVEGAISRTGTPRLTRRGQTASARAGAVPASVDRTLGRSGEPLAPSARAFFEPRFGHDFSRVRVHRDSAAAASAREVSAHAYTVGHHLVFATGRYAPDTAAGQGLLAHELAHVVQQSGTLQRSAAAPEPETRSNRPEDEEPRAPEPMDEEPAEAHAAGGIGGPISERFAAPFDSSLEGAPLPMGVERDAVEAERACLATAAPDPAECDPATALTWADFSGTAPRRSRFGAMTASGLRERAINTALSRCAPYTQPNTRGVQAFFTPGRSWVKPEFANASDPAHNGCNRTVASCQAFFDREARAGRVGGTFGMSSAASRTCPASARARGDQATSRAECATVVARDCSDRAGVESARLLAHEQGHFNLTCAMARKANGMLATAPNFDALLRAARTTLSRQQRLYDRQTNHGCNAGQQSTWETAIAGGLPAVTITVPRARGGRGRRRGR; encoded by the coding sequence ATGACGACATCACTCGCCCCCCTCAAAACGGCCCGGCCGGCGGCAACGACGACTTCGGCTTCACATTCGGCGCCTTTCCTGCAGCGCAAGTGCGCCTGCGGCAACAGCACCAGCGCCGCAGACGGCGAATGCGAGGCCTGCAAGCAGCGCGAGGCCGTCGGCTTGCAGGCGCGGCTCAGCATCGGCGCCAGCCACGACCCGCTGGAGCATGAGGCCGATCGCGCCGCCGACCAGGTGATGCGCATGGGCGCTGTCGAGGGCGCCATCTCGCGCACCGGCACGCCCCGGCTTACCCGGCGTGGCCAGACGGCCAGCGCCCGTGCCGGTGCTGTCCCGGCCAGTGTGGATCGCACCCTCGGCCGCAGCGGCGAACCGCTGGCCCCGAGTGCTCGCGCCTTCTTCGAGCCGCGCTTCGGTCACGACTTCAGTCGCGTCCGCGTACATCGCGACAGCGCGGCCGCCGCCTCGGCCCGTGAGGTGTCGGCCCACGCATACACCGTTGGCCATCATCTGGTGTTCGCCACCGGCCGCTACGCGCCGGACACGGCGGCTGGGCAGGGTTTGCTCGCGCACGAGTTGGCCCATGTGGTGCAGCAAAGCGGCACCCTGCAGCGCAGCGCCGCCGCGCCCGAGCCGGAAACACGCAGCAACCGGCCGGAGGACGAAGAACCGCGCGCCCCGGAGCCCATGGACGAGGAACCGGCCGAGGCCCATGCTGCCGGCGGCATCGGCGGCCCGATCAGTGAACGCTTCGCCGCGCCCTTCGACAGTTCGCTCGAGGGGGCGCCCTTGCCGATGGGCGTCGAGCGCGACGCTGTCGAGGCCGAACGCGCCTGCCTGGCCACCGCAGCGCCCGATCCGGCCGAGTGCGATCCGGCCACCGCCCTTACCTGGGCCGACTTCAGCGGGACCGCGCCACGGCGCAGCCGCTTCGGGGCCATGACCGCGTCCGGGCTGCGCGAGCGCGCCATCAACACCGCGCTGAGCCGCTGCGCCCCCTATACCCAGCCGAACACGCGCGGCGTGCAGGCCTTCTTCACACCGGGCCGATCCTGGGTCAAGCCGGAGTTCGCCAACGCGTCGGACCCGGCGCACAACGGCTGCAATCGCACCGTGGCCAGTTGCCAGGCCTTTTTCGACCGCGAGGCGCGGGCAGGGCGGGTCGGTGGCACCTTCGGCATGAGCAGCGCGGCCAGCCGCACATGCCCGGCCAGCGCGCGGGCGCGCGGCGACCAGGCCACCTCGCGCGCCGAATGCGCCACCGTGGTGGCACGCGACTGCAGCGACCGCGCCGGCGTCGAGTCGGCCCGTCTGCTGGCCCATGAGCAGGGCCACTTCAATCTCACCTGCGCCATGGCCCGCAAGGCCAACGGCATGCTGGCTACCGCGCCCAATTTCGACGCCTTGCTGCGCGCCGCGCGGACCACGCTGTCGCGCCAGCAGCGGCTCTACGACCGCCAGACCAATCACGGCTGCAACGCCGGCCAGCAATCGACCTGGGAGACGGCCATCGCCGGCGGGCTCCCGGCGGTGACGATTACCGTGCCGCGCGCACGGGGTGGCCGTGGCCGACGGAGGGGGCGATGA
- a CDS encoding DUF4157 domain-containing protein, with protein MSHTAARQATPSATPDNSGVLQRQCACGAAAGPLGGACDDCTRQQALGLQRKLAIGRSDDPLEAEADRVAAEVMRPHPGHDRPATRELATPRIQRRASAPAGEGAAPPAVHRTLAAPGRPLAPSLRRVFEPRFGRDFGDVRIHTGAQAHASAQAVGARAYTVGRHVAFADGHYAPDTPAGRQLMAHELTHVVQQRGGAAVLRRAPAPSPVPSGVPGVPGGTPALPPGRIPGMPPTAPSAAPPVPASAVCPACACSADQVTRIDAARRKAQGVFERAADLLANPTPGIERQFENTFGAGSNTPKTVAATADRYRAAASFLGQSTVSDPPGSGTVHCDPGNSTDLCATGATAHYGRGHIVVCVQSKSASQMLNPPEVSTVYRTEGEVGSTEGVRQVPDASATEAAQAASDAGFATRLTAVMAHEAIHHVVQPGIVDIYTNERLFQFLGAGSKQLDVDLSPLALQNPDSLVQFAFRGVVAEDGGNALPGAEAALEDSEQFSGKLAVRPVLGRRRARLSVALAEEAIAQAGERLGVLLTEVQSVQGGSSGWSLFPALSQQVVTALTTLGKETDFGQPDAVALARLQVLVDAFTRLSTGIHDKKVVLGRRFVLDKPDKRIEVAIPDWRSFRKQPVGAQLPVVLGALLDEEPAIAGLDAFVLDLAKTRGGMGQL; from the coding sequence ATGAGCCACACCGCCGCGCGCCAGGCAACGCCCTCGGCGACACCCGATAACAGCGGCGTGCTGCAGCGCCAGTGCGCCTGCGGCGCGGCCGCGGGGCCGCTGGGCGGTGCGTGCGACGACTGCACCCGCCAGCAGGCGCTTGGCCTGCAACGCAAGCTCGCCATCGGCCGCAGCGACGATCCACTCGAAGCCGAGGCCGACCGTGTGGCCGCCGAGGTGATGCGCCCGCACCCCGGGCACGACCGGCCGGCCACCCGTGAGCTGGCGACACCGCGCATCCAGCGCCGGGCGAGTGCGCCCGCCGGCGAGGGCGCTGCGCCGCCGGCGGTGCACCGGACCCTCGCCGCGCCCGGCCGCCCGCTGGCCCCGTCGCTGCGGCGTGTCTTCGAGCCGCGTTTTGGCCGCGACTTCGGTGATGTCCGCATCCACACCGGCGCGCAGGCCCACGCCTCGGCGCAGGCGGTGGGCGCGCGGGCCTACACGGTGGGCCGCCATGTCGCCTTTGCCGACGGTCACTACGCGCCTGACACCCCCGCCGGGCGGCAGCTGATGGCCCACGAACTGACCCATGTCGTCCAGCAGCGTGGCGGGGCGGCCGTGCTGCGCCGCGCGCCAGCGCCCTCGCCGGTGCCCAGCGGTGTGCCGGGGGTCCCCGGCGGCACGCCGGCGCTGCCGCCCGGCCGCATCCCCGGCATGCCGCCCACCGCGCCGAGCGCGGCGCCGCCGGTGCCAGCCAGCGCCGTGTGCCCGGCCTGCGCCTGCTCCGCCGACCAGGTCACCCGCATCGATGCCGCACGCCGCAAGGCCCAGGGCGTGTTCGAACGCGCCGCCGACCTGCTGGCCAACCCCACCCCGGGCATCGAGCGGCAGTTCGAGAACACCTTCGGCGCGGGCAGCAACACCCCCAAAACCGTGGCCGCGACCGCCGACCGCTACCGCGCCGCGGCCAGCTTTCTGGGGCAGAGCACGGTGTCCGACCCGCCCGGCTCGGGCACGGTGCATTGCGACCCGGGCAACAGCACCGACCTGTGCGCCACCGGCGCCACCGCCCACTACGGCCGGGGCCATATCGTGGTGTGCGTCCAGAGCAAGTCAGCCAGCCAGATGCTCAATCCGCCCGAGGTGTCCACGGTCTATCGCACCGAGGGCGAAGTGGGCAGCACCGAAGGCGTCCGCCAGGTGCCCGATGCTTCAGCCACCGAGGCCGCCCAGGCCGCCTCCGACGCGGGCTTTGCCACCCGGCTCACTGCGGTCATGGCGCACGAGGCCATCCACCACGTGGTGCAGCCGGGCATTGTCGACATCTACACCAACGAGCGCCTGTTCCAGTTCCTGGGCGCAGGCTCGAAGCAACTCGATGTGGATCTGTCGCCGCTGGCGCTGCAGAACCCCGACAGCCTGGTGCAGTTCGCCTTTCGCGGCGTGGTGGCCGAAGACGGCGGCAATGCGCTGCCGGGCGCCGAGGCGGCGCTGGAGGACTCCGAACAGTTCTCCGGCAAACTCGCCGTCCGGCCCGTGCTCGGCCGCCGCCGGGCGCGCCTGAGCGTGGCGCTGGCCGAAGAGGCGATCGCCCAGGCCGGCGAGCGTCTCGGCGTGCTGCTGACGGAAGTCCAGTCGGTGCAGGGCGGGTCGAGCGGGTGGTCGCTCTTTCCCGCGCTGTCGCAGCAGGTGGTCACGGCGCTGACCACGCTGGGCAAGGAGACCGATTTCGGCCAGCCCGACGCCGTCGCGCTGGCACGGCTGCAAGTGCTGGTCGATGCCTTCACGCGCCTGAGCACGGGCATCCACGACAAGAAAGTGGTGCTCGGGCGGCGCTTCGTGCTAGACAAGCCGGACAAGCGCATCGAGGTGGCCATCCCCGACTGGCGCAGCTTCCGCAAGCAGCCGGTCGGCGCGCAGCTGCCCGTGGTGCTCGGCGCGTTGCTCGACGAGGAACCCGCCATCGCCGGACTCGACGCCTTCGTGCTCGATCTGGCCAAAACACGGGGCGGCATGGGACAGCTATGA
- a CDS encoding ATP-binding protein — MNAPRELDWTTANQHLLVAEFARLRARLGEGEVATADLQVEAAARCLPAPAAIDTLVALFALSGFERDMLLLAAGVEMDARLAALCGEAAGQPQRPWATFGLALAVLPEPHWSALTPVAPLRRWRLVEVDERAGLTSARLQLDERVLHFIAGLNYPDHRLAALLDTVPPAGLMAEAHRDIAEQLATRIGEQPGRLPVVMLGGDDTDGQQDVAATLAQTLGVGLFRLRAGDIPAAPHEQAALRSLWQREAALLGAGLLVTHSDEAGATLARFVSDIDGLVIVAGTRPPPLDGDTVHATVDKPDAPGQRQLWQAALGEGAAALSATLDGLASQYRLGARRIAASVRQLDTTDPAQAAATLHRHCRGDGTALSELAQAIDPRATWDDLILPEAQRRTLQQLAVHARHRITVHHDWGFAGKSARGLGIATLFSGDSGTGKTLAAEVLAGELGLALYRIDLSAVISKYIGETEKNLRKVFDAAEDIGALLLFDEADALFGKRSEVKDSHDRYANIEVSYLLQRMEAYRGLAILTTNHKTALDTAFSRRLRFVVHFPYPDAVQREAIWRHIFPAATPLGELDYAKLARLNATGGNIRNIALSAAFLAAEAGTAVSMAHLLRAAHLEAAKREKSPTDAETRGWV, encoded by the coding sequence ATGAACGCCCCACGCGAACTCGACTGGACCACTGCCAACCAGCACCTGCTGGTGGCCGAGTTCGCGCGGCTGCGGGCGCGGCTGGGCGAGGGCGAGGTGGCAACGGCGGACCTGCAGGTCGAGGCCGCCGCCCGGTGCCTGCCCGCCCCGGCGGCCATCGACACCCTGGTGGCGCTGTTCGCGTTGAGCGGCTTCGAACGCGACATGCTCCTGCTCGCCGCCGGTGTGGAGATGGACGCCCGCCTGGCCGCGTTGTGCGGCGAGGCCGCCGGCCAGCCGCAGCGTCCGTGGGCCACCTTTGGCCTGGCGCTGGCGGTCCTGCCCGAGCCGCACTGGAGTGCGCTCACCCCGGTCGCGCCGCTGCGCCGCTGGCGGCTGGTCGAGGTGGACGAGCGCGCCGGCCTCACCAGCGCGCGGCTGCAACTCGACGAGCGGGTGTTGCACTTCATTGCCGGCCTCAACTACCCCGACCACCGCCTCGCCGCCCTGCTCGACACCGTGCCGCCGGCCGGCCTGATGGCCGAGGCCCACCGCGACATCGCCGAACAGCTCGCGACCCGGATCGGGGAGCAGCCCGGCCGCCTGCCGGTAGTGATGCTCGGCGGCGACGACACCGACGGCCAGCAGGATGTGGCGGCCACGCTGGCGCAGACCCTGGGCGTGGGCCTGTTCCGCCTGCGCGCTGGCGACATCCCCGCCGCGCCGCATGAGCAGGCCGCCCTGCGCAGCCTGTGGCAGCGCGAGGCCGCGCTGCTCGGCGCCGGTCTGCTGGTGACGCACAGCGACGAAGCCGGCGCCACACTCGCCCGCTTCGTGAGCGACATCGACGGGCTGGTGATCGTCGCGGGCACCCGGCCGCCGCCGCTCGATGGCGACACCGTGCACGCCACCGTCGACAAGCCCGACGCCCCCGGCCAGCGCCAGCTGTGGCAGGCCGCGCTGGGCGAGGGGGCAGCGGCGCTGTCCGCCACCCTCGACGGCCTCGCCAGCCAGTACCGCCTCGGCGCCCGGCGCATCGCCGCCAGTGTGCGCCAGCTCGACACCACCGACCCGGCCCAGGCCGCCGCCACGCTGCACCGCCACTGTCGCGGCGACGGCACGGCGCTGAGCGAGCTGGCCCAGGCCATCGACCCGCGCGCCACCTGGGACGACCTGATCCTGCCAGAAGCCCAGCGCCGCACCCTGCAACAGCTCGCCGTGCATGCCCGCCACCGCATCACCGTCCATCACGACTGGGGCTTTGCCGGCAAGAGCGCCCGTGGCCTTGGCATTGCCACCCTGTTCAGCGGCGACAGCGGCACCGGCAAGACCCTGGCCGCCGAGGTGCTGGCCGGCGAACTCGGCCTGGCGCTGTACCGCATCGACCTGTCGGCGGTCATCAGCAAGTACATCGGCGAGACCGAAAAGAACCTGCGCAAGGTGTTTGATGCCGCCGAAGACATCGGCGCGCTGCTGCTCTTTGACGAGGCCGACGCCCTGTTCGGCAAGCGCAGCGAGGTCAAGGACAGTCACGACCGTTACGCCAACATCGAAGTCAGCTACCTGCTCCAGCGCATGGAGGCCTATCGCGGGCTGGCCATCCTCACCACCAACCACAAGACCGCGCTCGACACCGCCTTCAGCCGTCGCCTGCGCTTCGTGGTGCATTTCCCCTACCCCGATGCCGTCCAGCGCGAGGCCATCTGGCGCCACATCTTCCCCGCCGCCACGCCGCTGGGCGAACTCGACTATGCCAAGCTCGCCCGCCTCAACGCCACCGGCGGCAACATCCGCAACATCGCGCTGTCGGCCGCCTTCCTCGCCGCCGAGGCCGGCACCGCGGTGAGCATGGCCCACCTGCTGCGCGCTGCCCACCTCGAAGCGGCCAAGCGCGAGAAGTCGCCCACCGATGCCGAAACACGGGGGTGGGTATGA
- a CDS encoding DUF4255 domain-containing protein, producing the protein MSTALAIAGVTAVLRDRLNDGLVNHNVAGLIGNTVTVTVMPPDRVVTSGGTEASGLNLFLYQVTPNTGWRNEGLPARDPSGRHRLSNPPLALDLHYLISAYSGGDLHAEILLGYAMQLMHEFPVLTREMIRTALNPSPDVGLDLPPALRALAECGLADQVEQIKITPQFLNTEEMSKLWTATQSNYRPTAAYQVSVVLIEATRPTRPTLPVLSRGEVDPVSGRERGVVVTPSLIPPLPTLEAVVPAGHQPVVRLGETASLEGHHLDGTAREVHLRNERFAVDELIAASGPNAADRMGLVIPASRAADFPVGVYDVTGRVLRPGDTVPRETNRLAAIVAPNITNLPQAVARDGNGDAHITLTFTPALRPGQTVSLLIGQVEVGPESFVAPTTTLDFIVEDAEPGAPLARLRIDGIESPVADRSTTPPTFFNHRITIT; encoded by the coding sequence ATGAGTACCGCCCTGGCCATTGCCGGCGTCACCGCCGTGCTGCGCGACCGGCTCAACGACGGGTTGGTCAATCACAACGTGGCCGGGCTGATCGGCAACACGGTCACCGTCACGGTGATGCCGCCCGACCGCGTGGTGACCAGCGGCGGTACCGAGGCCAGCGGGCTCAACCTCTTCCTCTACCAGGTCACCCCCAACACCGGCTGGCGCAACGAGGGCCTGCCCGCGCGTGACCCCAGCGGTCGCCACCGCCTGTCCAACCCGCCGCTGGCGCTCGACCTGCACTACCTCATCTCGGCCTACAGCGGCGGCGACCTGCACGCCGAAATCCTGCTCGGCTACGCCATGCAGCTGATGCACGAGTTCCCGGTGCTCACCCGCGAGATGATCCGCACCGCGCTCAACCCCTCGCCCGATGTCGGCCTCGACCTGCCGCCGGCGCTGCGCGCGCTGGCCGAGTGCGGGCTGGCCGACCAGGTCGAACAGATCAAGATCACCCCGCAGTTCCTCAACACCGAGGAGATGTCCAAGCTGTGGACCGCCACCCAGTCCAACTACCGGCCCACGGCGGCCTACCAGGTCTCGGTGGTGCTGATCGAGGCCACCCGCCCGACCCGACCGACGCTGCCGGTGCTCAGCCGTGGCGAGGTGGACCCGGTCTCCGGCCGCGAGCGCGGCGTGGTCGTCACCCCCAGCCTGATTCCGCCGCTGCCCACGCTCGAAGCCGTGGTGCCGGCCGGCCATCAGCCGGTGGTGAGGCTGGGCGAGACGGCAAGCCTCGAAGGCCATCACCTCGACGGCACGGCGCGCGAGGTGCACCTGCGCAACGAGCGCTTTGCGGTGGATGAACTCATCGCCGCCAGCGGCCCCAACGCCGCCGACCGCATGGGCCTGGTCATCCCCGCCTCGCGCGCGGCGGACTTTCCGGTGGGGGTGTACGACGTCACCGGCCGCGTGCTGCGCCCCGGCGACACCGTGCCGCGCGAGACCAACCGCCTCGCCGCCATCGTCGCGCCCAACATCACCAACCTGCCGCAGGCGGTGGCGCGCGACGGCAACGGTGACGCCCACATCACGCTCACCTTCACCCCCGCGCTGCGCCCGGGGCAGACCGTCTCGCTGCTCATCGGCCAGGTCGAGGTCGGCCCCGAGAGCTTCGTCGCCCCCACCACCACGCTCGACTTCATCGTCGAAGACGCCGAGCCCGGCGCGCCGCTGGCCCGCCTGCGCATCGACGGCATCGAAAGCCCGGTGGCCGACCGCAGTACCACGCCGCCGACCTTCTTCAACCACCGCATCACGATCACCTGA
- a CDS encoding phage tail protein, protein MAQFSVNTQRFDPYKNFKFRVKWDGRYVAGISKVGALKRSTELVEHREGGDPSTSRKSPGRTKFEAITLERGVTHDVEFEQWANKVWNFGSGLGAEVSLKDFRKDLIIEVYNEAGQLVLAYKVYRCWVSEYQALPDLDANANAVAIQTLKLENEGWERDYDVTEPTEPSFTEPA, encoded by the coding sequence ATGGCACAGTTCAGCGTCAACACGCAGCGCTTCGACCCGTACAAGAACTTCAAATTCCGGGTCAAGTGGGACGGCCGCTACGTGGCCGGCATCAGCAAGGTGGGCGCGCTCAAGCGCAGCACCGAGTTGGTCGAGCACCGCGAAGGCGGTGACCCGAGCACCTCGCGCAAGTCGCCCGGGCGCACCAAGTTCGAGGCCATCACGCTCGAGCGCGGCGTCACCCACGACGTCGAGTTCGAGCAGTGGGCCAACAAGGTCTGGAACTTCGGCTCCGGTCTGGGCGCCGAGGTCTCGCTCAAGGACTTCCGCAAGGATCTCATCATCGAGGTCTACAACGAGGCCGGCCAGCTGGTGCTGGCCTACAAGGTGTATCGCTGCTGGGTGTCAGAGTATCAAGCCCTGCCCGACCTCGACGCCAATGCCAACGCCGTCGCCATCCAGACCCTCAAGCTGGAGAACGAGGGCTGGGAGCGCGACTACGACGTGACCGAGCCGACCGAGCCGAGCTTCACCGAACCGGCCTGA